In the genome of Pelobacter seleniigenes DSM 18267, one region contains:
- a CDS encoding anthranilate synthase component II has product MNILIIDNYDSFTYNLYQYIGEILSSDKLAGRLQDFQIRVKRNNEITLAQIMVDRPDRIIISPGPGSPDDTAYFGVCAEVIRELGPKIPLLGVCLGMQGIVHVFGGKVVKASVPMHGKTSPLQHNANGLFADMPDHLDVMRYHSLVAEAESFPESLLVTAAVGDLSSLDFGNLTKIHDGGNFEIMGVRHKTWPIQGIQFHPESFATEGGRDMLRNFLYQTS; this is encoded by the coding sequence GTGAATATCCTGATCATCGACAACTACGATTCCTTTACCTACAATCTTTACCAGTATATCGGCGAGATCCTTTCCAGCGACAAACTGGCCGGACGGCTGCAGGATTTCCAGATCAGGGTCAAGCGTAACAATGAAATCACCCTGGCACAGATCATGGTCGACCGACCAGACCGGATCATCATCTCCCCCGGCCCCGGCTCCCCGGACGACACGGCCTATTTTGGCGTCTGCGCCGAAGTGATCAGGGAGCTCGGACCGAAAATTCCCCTGCTCGGGGTCTGCCTGGGCATGCAGGGGATTGTCCATGTTTTCGGCGGCAAGGTCGTCAAAGCCAGCGTTCCCATGCATGGCAAAACCAGCCCGCTGCAGCACAACGCAAACGGTCTGTTTGCCGACATGCCCGATCACCTGGACGTTATGCGCTATCATTCACTGGTCGCAGAAGCCGAGTCTTTTCCAGAGAGCCTGCTGGTCACCGCCGCAGTGGGTGATTTATCCTCTTTGGATTTTGGCAACCTGACCAAAATTCACGATGGCGGAAACTTTGAAATCATGGGGGTTCGGCATAAAACCTGGCCGATTCAGGGCATCCAATTTCACCCGGAATCCTTTGCGACCGAAGGAGGCCGGGATATGCTCCGCAATTTCCTCTACCAAACCAGCTGA
- a CDS encoding sodium:solute symporter family protein, translating to MGLQAMTYLVVGLTFAIYIGIAIWARAGSTSDFYVAGGGVHPVLNGMATGADWMSAASFISMAGLIANMGWGGGLFLMGWTGGYVLLAMLLAPYLRKFGKYTVPQFVGDRFYSKGASTVAVVCLLAASLTYIIGQMTGVGVAFSRFLGVSNHMGVFIGMAIVFMYAVFGGMKGITYTQVAQYCVLILAYTIPAIFISMQLTGNPLPQLGLGSGFSGTDMTLLGKLDHVVTDLGFGKYTTQLPGSMLNYFVYTVSLMIGTAGLPHVIIRFFTVPKVKDARSSAGWALVFIAILYTTAPAVAAMARLNLHATVNKAVKGGGDLFAPENSIQFSERPDWMKRWEVTGLLKFQDKNGDGRIQYYNDKSKNPEFLAKAEAAGWKGSELSVNNDIMVLANPEIAMLPNWVIALVAAGGLAAALSTAAGLLLAISSAISHDLLKDMWMPDLTEKGELLAGKIAMACSILVAGYLGLNPPGFAAGTVAIAFGLAASSIFPALMMGIFSKTMNKQGAIAGMLAGLGVTMLYVFAHKGLFFIKGTEFLWMFGGKPDFFFGISPNAFGAIGAVVNFAVAFAVKNMTPAVPEHIAAMVENVRIPRGSKAVSGGHD from the coding sequence ATGGGACTTCAAGCTATGACATACCTCGTGGTCGGCCTGACCTTTGCGATCTATATCGGTATCGCTATCTGGGCCCGCGCGGGAAGTACAAGTGATTTTTATGTGGCCGGTGGCGGTGTTCACCCGGTTCTGAACGGAATGGCGACCGGCGCTGACTGGATGTCGGCGGCCTCCTTCATCTCCATGGCCGGCCTGATCGCCAACATGGGCTGGGGTGGTGGTCTGTTCCTGATGGGCTGGACCGGCGGTTACGTTCTCCTCGCCATGCTGCTGGCTCCGTACCTGCGGAAGTTCGGCAAGTACACGGTGCCTCAGTTTGTCGGCGACCGCTTCTATTCCAAAGGCGCGAGTACCGTGGCCGTGGTCTGTCTGCTGGCCGCCTCCCTGACCTATATCATCGGCCAGATGACCGGGGTCGGCGTGGCCTTCTCCCGCTTCCTCGGCGTCTCCAACCATATGGGCGTCTTCATCGGCATGGCCATCGTCTTCATGTATGCGGTGTTCGGCGGCATGAAGGGGATTACCTACACCCAGGTCGCCCAGTACTGCGTGCTGATTCTGGCCTACACCATTCCGGCGATCTTCATCTCGATGCAGCTCACCGGCAATCCTTTGCCGCAACTCGGCCTCGGCTCCGGTTTCTCCGGAACCGACATGACCCTGCTGGGCAAACTTGATCATGTCGTCACCGATCTCGGCTTCGGCAAGTACACCACCCAGCTGCCCGGCAGCATGCTCAACTATTTCGTGTATACGGTCTCGTTGATGATCGGCACCGCCGGCCTGCCCCACGTCATCATCCGCTTCTTCACCGTTCCCAAGGTTAAGGATGCCCGTTCGTCGGCCGGCTGGGCTCTGGTCTTTATCGCTATTCTGTACACCACCGCACCGGCCGTGGCCGCCATGGCCCGCCTCAACCTGCATGCGACCGTCAACAAAGCGGTCAAAGGCGGCGGCGATCTGTTCGCACCTGAAAACAGTATTCAGTTCAGCGAGCGCCCCGACTGGATGAAGCGTTGGGAAGTGACCGGACTGTTGAAATTCCAGGACAAAAACGGCGACGGCCGCATCCAGTATTACAACGATAAATCGAAGAATCCGGAATTCCTGGCCAAAGCCGAGGCAGCGGGCTGGAAAGGCAGCGAACTGAGCGTCAACAATGATATAATGGTGCTTGCCAACCCGGAAATCGCCATGCTGCCGAACTGGGTCATCGCCCTGGTTGCCGCCGGTGGTCTGGCGGCCGCACTGTCAACCGCAGCCGGTCTGCTCCTGGCCATCTCCTCGGCCATCTCTCACGACCTGCTCAAGGACATGTGGATGCCGGACCTGACCGAGAAGGGTGAACTGCTGGCCGGCAAGATCGCCATGGCCTGCTCGATCCTGGTTGCCGGTTATCTCGGCCTCAATCCGCCGGGCTTCGCGGCCGGAACCGTGGCCATCGCCTTCGGTCTGGCTGCCAGTTCGATCTTCCCGGCCCTGATGATGGGCATCTTCAGCAAGACCATGAACAAACAGGGCGCCATTGCCGGGATGCTGGCCGGCCTCGGCGTGACCATGCTCTATGTGTTTGCCCACAAAGGCCTGTTCTTTATCAAAGGGACCGAGTTCCTGTGGATGTTCGGCGGAAAACCCGACTTCTTCTTCGGGATCTCCCCCAATGCCTTTGGCGCTATCGGTGCAGTGGTCAACTTTGCCGTTGCTTTCGCGGTCAAGAACATGACGCCGGCTGTGCCCGAACATATTGCCGCCATGGTTGAAAATGTCCGTATCCCGCGCGGTTCCAAAGCGGTCAGCGGTGGACACGATTAA
- a CDS encoding DUF4212 domain-containing protein — protein sequence MDDKGAAYWKEVLALIRNVLIVWFVVSYGFGILLAPLLNNISLGGYPLGFWFAQQGSIYIFVALIFIYAKLMGKIDEKYDVHED from the coding sequence ATGGATGACAAAGGTGCTGCATATTGGAAAGAAGTTTTGGCATTGATCAGAAACGTCCTGATCGTATGGTTCGTTGTGTCCTACGGTTTTGGAATCCTCCTGGCCCCGCTCCTGAATAACATCTCCCTCGGCGGCTATCCCCTCGGATTCTGGTTTGCTCAACAGGGATCCATTTATATTTTCGTCGCGCTGATTTTCATCTACGCCAAACTGATGGGAAAAATCGACGAAAAATATGACGTCCACGAAGACTAA
- a CDS encoding anthranilate synthase component I family protein encodes MTSSVQPQPITLPRKPHYVTITEDCDYFELFKKIEKRFDNCFILESLGEESYVSRHTLIGFDPEQQLIGNGNCLTIVDRFGQRQDYQSDNPYNLLRDIVPQNIISRKYAGGLTGYLGYDAMGYFEPSLNLQKHDDFDTFRFGLFKDGLIYDKMTGELIYFYYDDSRIELISALLKEPYPGNGPLRVVPGATGMTQQEHAAAVMKVKQDIIDGKIFQCEVGFKKHFQLHGDCVNIYEQMRDVNPSPQMFYLKFGVQKLISASPELLFRVRQGEMETFPLAGTTKRGATPQEDVILARKLLNDPKEIAEHNMLVDLHRNDIGRVARFGTVKVRNLMDIKRFSHVQHISSEIVGIMAEHQDMFSALAANFPAGTLTGAPKIEAMKIIDQLEPDGRGPYGGAVGHFSFNGDCTFAIPIRTVFANGERAYVQTCGGNVYDSNPADEYREIIRKFAGTRSALEPFVAAQDKEKLA; translated from the coding sequence ATGACCAGCTCAGTCCAGCCCCAACCCATAACCTTGCCGCGCAAACCCCATTACGTCACCATCACCGAAGATTGCGATTATTTCGAATTGTTCAAAAAAATCGAAAAACGCTTCGACAACTGCTTCATCCTCGAATCCCTCGGCGAAGAGAGCTACGTGTCCCGGCACACCCTGATCGGCTTCGACCCGGAACAACAGCTGATCGGCAACGGCAACTGCCTGACTATTGTCGACCGCTTCGGCCAGCGCCAGGACTATCAGAGCGATAACCCCTACAACCTGTTGCGCGACATTGTTCCACAGAATATCATCTCGCGGAAATATGCCGGCGGCCTGACCGGCTATCTCGGCTATGACGCCATGGGCTATTTCGAACCGTCCCTCAACCTGCAGAAACACGACGATTTCGACACCTTCCGCTTCGGATTGTTCAAGGACGGGTTGATTTACGACAAGATGACCGGCGAACTGATTTATTTTTATTATGATGACAGCCGCATTGAGCTGATCAGTGCCCTGCTCAAGGAGCCCTATCCGGGGAACGGTCCGCTACGCGTTGTTCCCGGTGCCACCGGCATGACCCAGCAAGAGCATGCCGCCGCGGTGATGAAGGTGAAGCAGGACATCATTGACGGCAAGATTTTCCAGTGTGAAGTCGGCTTCAAAAAACATTTTCAACTGCACGGCGATTGCGTGAACATTTATGAACAGATGCGTGACGTCAATCCGTCGCCACAGATGTTCTACCTCAAGTTCGGCGTTCAGAAGCTGATCAGCGCCAGCCCGGAGCTGCTGTTTCGCGTCCGTCAGGGCGAAATGGAGACCTTCCCCCTGGCCGGAACCACCAAACGCGGAGCCACCCCACAGGAGGATGTCATCCTGGCGCGTAAGCTGCTCAACGATCCGAAAGAAATCGCCGAACATAATATGCTGGTCGACCTGCATCGCAACGATATCGGTCGGGTTGCGCGTTTCGGCACGGTCAAGGTTCGCAATCTGATGGACATCAAACGGTTCAGCCATGTCCAGCATATCAGCAGTGAAATCGTCGGCATCATGGCTGAACACCAAGACATGTTTTCGGCCCTGGCCGCCAATTTTCCAGCTGGAACCCTGACCGGCGCCCCCAAGATAGAGGCCATGAAGATCATCGACCAGCTGGAACCGGATGGCCGCGGCCCCTATGGCGGCGCGGTCGGCCACTTTTCTTTTAATGGCGACTGCACCTTTGCCATCCCCATCCGCACAGTCTTTGCAAATGGGGAGCGGGCTTATGTCCAGACCTGTGGCGGCAATGTCTACGATTCGAATCCGGCGGACGAATATCGCGAAATCATCCGTAAATTCGCCGGGACCAGAAGCGCCCTGGAACCCTTCGTGGCAGCGCAAGACAAGGAGAAACTGGCGTGA
- a CDS encoding response regulator transcription factor, with amino-acid sequence MLNVLLVEDDFDLAETVIAYLELEEINCDYASNGIAGLQLSQQNTYAVILLDLNMPGLDGLSLCQQVRSHGDATPILMLTARDQLTDKLDGFAAGTDDYLIKPFELEELAVRIQALAKRRSGQSQRLCYRDLEMNLGQHRVTRAAKEIKLSPTAWRILETLLRAAPDMVSRQELITTVWGEDGPDSDSLKVHLHHLRKAVDGPFANPLVQTITGYGFAIKAEDNSG; translated from the coding sequence ATGCTGAATGTTCTCTTGGTCGAAGACGATTTTGACCTGGCTGAAACAGTTATCGCCTATCTGGAACTCGAAGAAATCAATTGTGATTACGCAAGTAATGGAATTGCCGGTTTACAGCTGAGTCAGCAAAACACCTACGCTGTTATTCTGCTCGATCTCAACATGCCCGGCCTCGACGGTTTGTCACTCTGCCAGCAGGTCCGTTCTCATGGTGATGCCACTCCAATCCTAATGCTCACAGCTCGCGACCAATTAACTGACAAACTGGATGGCTTTGCTGCCGGAACCGACGATTATCTGATCAAACCTTTCGAATTGGAGGAACTGGCCGTGCGGATTCAGGCCTTGGCCAAACGCCGCAGCGGACAATCTCAAAGATTGTGCTACCGCGACCTGGAAATGAACCTCGGGCAACACAGAGTGACCCGAGCAGCAAAGGAAATCAAGCTGTCACCAACCGCCTGGCGTATTCTGGAAACCCTGCTGCGAGCGGCGCCCGACATGGTTTCCAGGCAAGAACTGATCACCACGGTCTGGGGCGAAGATGGTCCTGACAGCGACAGTCTCAAAGTTCATCTGCATCATCTACGCAAGGCGGTTGATGGCCCCTTTGCCAATCCTTTGGTACAGACCATAACCGGTTACGGCTTTGCCATCAAAGCGGAGGACAATTCAGGATGA
- a CDS encoding sensor histidine kinase: MKRQISLKLYVALAFLFLIILLVIGYSILSIHFFIRGMDNATFGTMDQTMTSYIKTVPAAQRLRLNNFSGYQIAPTWQQMPHNIRSKFSKPDRDNYMFKYDDSGWFQHPEQLIFLMRFAYDHGHYYVSRTIQREQSFFLRQDGEPHGDHFLRSLITLSISVALIMSFLVWLLFKQVSRPISALGSWARQLDEHNLQQSPPDFSYPELNELAVLIRSSLSSVQQSLQREQRFLRHSSHELRTPIAIIRNNLELLYKIQRKLAAPPDPRQAQIVARIDRASLTMKHLTETLLWLSRQSTDKLPGQEFDLQQLLDELVAEQRYLLKNKKVALRIQTAAYQLNAPLTPARIVLGNLIRNAFQHSWQGEISISQQHNRIEISNSLAADAENSHDLGFGLGLELTEQLTARMGWTCQKRTTANQHVVVVELC, from the coding sequence ATGAAACGACAGATCAGCCTGAAACTTTATGTTGCCCTGGCTTTTTTGTTTTTGATCATCCTGCTGGTAATCGGCTATTCCATCCTGAGTATCCATTTTTTCATTCGCGGCATGGATAATGCAACTTTCGGCACCATGGATCAGACAATGACAAGCTATATCAAAACGGTTCCTGCCGCCCAGCGGCTGCGCCTGAATAATTTCAGTGGCTATCAGATCGCCCCCACCTGGCAGCAGATGCCGCACAACATCCGCAGCAAGTTCAGCAAACCGGACCGCGATAATTACATGTTCAAATATGATGATTCAGGCTGGTTTCAACACCCGGAGCAGCTCATCTTCCTGATGCGATTTGCTTATGATCATGGACATTATTACGTCAGCCGAACCATCCAGCGCGAGCAGAGCTTTTTTCTGCGCCAGGATGGGGAGCCCCATGGCGACCACTTCCTGCGTTCCCTGATCACCCTCAGCATCTCCGTCGCTTTGATCATGTCATTTCTGGTTTGGCTGCTTTTTAAACAGGTCTCGCGTCCAATCAGCGCTTTGGGCAGCTGGGCACGCCAACTTGATGAACACAACCTGCAGCAGTCCCCGCCCGACTTTTCGTACCCGGAGCTGAATGAACTTGCCGTCCTGATCCGAAGCAGTCTGTCTTCCGTGCAGCAGAGCCTGCAACGCGAGCAACGCTTCCTGCGCCACAGCAGTCATGAACTGCGCACTCCCATTGCCATCATTCGTAACAATCTGGAACTGCTTTACAAAATCCAGCGCAAACTGGCGGCCCCGCCCGACCCGCGCCAGGCCCAGATTGTCGCAAGAATCGATCGGGCCAGCCTGACCATGAAACACCTGACCGAAACCCTGCTCTGGTTGAGCCGTCAGTCGACAGACAAACTGCCCGGTCAGGAATTCGACCTCCAGCAGTTGCTTGACGAACTGGTGGCCGAACAGCGCTATCTGCTCAAGAACAAAAAAGTCGCGCTGCGCATCCAGACCGCGGCATATCAGCTCAATGCACCGTTGACCCCGGCCCGCATCGTGCTTGGCAATCTGATCCGCAACGCCTTCCAACACAGCTGGCAGGGCGAGATCAGCATCAGCCAACAGCACAATCGCATTGAAATCAGCAATTCCCTTGCCGCTGATGCGGAGAACAGTCATGACCTGGGTTTTGGACTGGGCCTGGAATTGACCGAGCAATTGACCGCCAGAATGGGTTGGACTTGCCAGAAGCGTACGACCGCGAATCAGCATGTGGTTGTCGTTGAACTCTGTTGA
- a CDS encoding IclR family transcriptional regulator, producing MPGRDKDSYNIRSVENALLLLEALAEEDCKCSLAQLSERLDMTKASLFRLMATFENHGYVERGQRTGEYQLGMAAFEISQKLLSKMTLLSKARPIMSQLVRQCDETAYLVVQRDQDVLFLEMADNDQKVKVVPLAGQRFPLASCASGKICLAFSKENAGSVPGSPELQEELEQCRTRRFCVDHNGVGEGSSCIAVPIFAAGEALAGCLALVAPSFRVTEERIRKELLPALKAAGETISARLGHNPYAVRTRG from the coding sequence ATGCCGGGCAGAGACAAGGACTCATACAATATCCGTTCAGTAGAAAACGCCCTGCTGCTTCTGGAAGCCCTGGCCGAGGAGGATTGCAAATGCAGCCTGGCCCAACTGAGTGAAAGACTGGATATGACCAAAGCAAGCCTGTTCAGATTAATGGCCACCTTTGAAAACCACGGTTACGTCGAACGTGGCCAGAGAACGGGGGAATACCAGCTCGGAATGGCAGCGTTTGAAATCAGCCAGAAGCTGCTCTCCAAAATGACCCTGCTCAGCAAAGCCCGCCCCATCATGTCCCAACTGGTTCGCCAATGCGACGAAACCGCGTATCTGGTAGTTCAACGCGACCAGGACGTGCTCTTTCTGGAAATGGCCGACAATGACCAAAAGGTCAAAGTCGTGCCGCTGGCCGGACAAAGATTCCCACTGGCCAGCTGTGCCTCCGGAAAAATCTGCCTGGCCTTCAGCAAGGAGAATGCTGGGAGCGTACCCGGTTCCCCTGAATTGCAGGAGGAACTCGAGCAATGTCGCACCCGGCGTTTCTGTGTCGATCACAACGGCGTCGGTGAAGGCAGCTCCTGCATCGCGGTTCCCATATTTGCAGCGGGGGAAGCATTGGCCGGCTGCCTGGCCCTGGTTGCTCCCAGTTTTCGTGTTACCGAGGAACGCATCAGAAAGGAGCTTTTGCCGGCATTGAAGGCCGCCGGCGAAACTATTTCAGCACGCCTCGGCCACAATCCCTATGCAGTCAGGACCAGGGGCTAG
- a CDS encoding efflux RND transporter permease subunit, with translation MNNVKRGIIPWFATNPVAANLLLMLVIVLGVMATGNIRKEAFPSMEPDRLTISITYDSGSAKQSEEGLAIKIEDQLEEVNGIKSITSSSTGSGTTVTVEKKTDYDLDILLRDVRAKVDAISTFPSDAKNPVIEKDQREEHALWLQLYGDANRATLQQLANELKTDLLANAKISRVDITGWLDPLIAVEIDEGRLQAYGLSLTDIEDAINEGSSSTMTAVLNNQQLYLQLKASQQAYQKDEFATIPVLTLTDGSQLLLGDIATIKDTFADANLVLSRFNGHNSIALQIITTGQDDISDSVAGARQVVADWIAAGQLPQGIKLANWYDRSTIITERLQLLVKNAITGILMVFVLLALFLNLTVAFWVAMGLPFIFFGTIYLMGDAFAGLSLNEFTTFGFIMALGIVVDDAVVIGESVYTFRSSQGDTVENTIAGTMRVALPTMFGVFTTVAAFFAISQISGGLGQLYSQFATVVAICLVLSLIESKLILPSHLAHLNTQRQTSRNNLLRTWQKIQHGADNGLSWFNEHCYRPLIDLALQYRYAVVTLFISILILVISMPFTGLVRMSFFPTITGDTVEASLTMRNDASYGQTHAAMTLLEQQANQIDQELRGTSDSGISSLQVVAEDAQSGSIKLELRNDAPYDIVTFTKRWQKIAGLPEGTKSLSIQSSHHSVDDLRVELRASDDEILLAAGQKLKQQLEKIAAISGIEDNLEPSQPQLHLKLTQQGRALGLTTDMLATQLLQAFSGQVVQRFQRNSDEVEVKVRYPEADRQTTTDVLNADIRTSDGTVLPLSSVATASFGFTRDTITRIDGKRAIYLSADVDKDILSSTELVIQLKKNLIPELTKQYPGLSVHFAGEAEQQAETTTSMEQMFLLALLMIYFLLAIPLKSYIQPIVIMTAIPFGIVGAILGHWLHDLSLGILSLNGIIALAGVVVNDSLLLVSTFNDIVESEDNLHDAISNACRSRLRAVLLTSLTTFAGLMPLLWETSMQAQFLIPAAVSLAYGILFATAITLILIPALLRIQHDISARLRHIKQTLFPPALKEESTC, from the coding sequence ATGAATAATGTCAAACGCGGAATCATCCCCTGGTTCGCCACCAACCCCGTCGCAGCAAATTTATTGCTCATGCTGGTTATCGTCCTCGGTGTTATGGCTACGGGAAATATCCGCAAAGAGGCATTCCCGAGCATGGAGCCAGACAGGTTGACCATCTCTATCACGTACGACAGTGGTTCCGCGAAACAATCGGAAGAAGGGTTGGCCATCAAAATTGAGGACCAGTTGGAAGAGGTCAACGGGATCAAGTCGATCACCAGTTCATCTACCGGCAGCGGGACTACGGTCACGGTTGAAAAAAAGACCGATTACGATCTGGATATTCTGCTCCGCGATGTCCGCGCAAAAGTCGATGCCATCTCCACCTTTCCCTCTGACGCTAAAAACCCGGTTATCGAAAAAGATCAACGTGAAGAGCATGCCCTCTGGCTGCAGCTCTATGGGGATGCTAATCGTGCCACCTTGCAACAACTGGCCAACGAACTGAAAACCGACCTGCTCGCTAACGCCAAGATTAGTCGAGTCGACATCACGGGCTGGCTCGATCCGCTCATCGCGGTGGAAATAGATGAAGGACGCCTGCAAGCTTATGGCTTGTCATTGACAGATATTGAGGATGCCATCAACGAAGGATCATCAAGTACGATGACGGCTGTTCTCAACAATCAGCAGCTCTACTTACAGCTGAAGGCTTCGCAGCAAGCCTATCAAAAAGATGAGTTTGCAACCATTCCGGTGCTGACCTTGACGGACGGAAGCCAGCTTTTGCTCGGCGATATCGCCACCATCAAAGATACTTTTGCCGACGCGAACCTGGTGTTGTCCCGCTTCAACGGTCACAACAGCATTGCTTTGCAAATTATTACTACCGGCCAGGATGATATTTCAGATTCCGTGGCCGGTGCCCGGCAGGTCGTTGCAGACTGGATTGCTGCCGGCCAACTGCCGCAGGGCATCAAGCTAGCCAACTGGTATGATCGCAGCACCATTATTACGGAACGCCTGCAACTGCTGGTCAAAAATGCCATTACCGGGATCCTCATGGTATTTGTTCTGCTGGCGCTCTTTTTGAACCTGACCGTTGCCTTCTGGGTGGCCATGGGTCTGCCCTTTATTTTTTTCGGGACCATTTATCTGATGGGGGATGCCTTTGCCGGCCTGTCTCTCAATGAGTTTACAACCTTCGGCTTCATTATGGCGCTTGGCATTGTTGTCGATGATGCCGTAGTTATTGGGGAAAGTGTATACACGTTCCGTTCCAGTCAGGGGGATACCGTCGAAAACACCATTGCCGGGACCATGCGAGTTGCCCTGCCGACCATGTTCGGAGTTTTCACAACGGTAGCAGCTTTCTTTGCTATTTCCCAGATCAGTGGCGGACTTGGGCAACTTTATTCCCAGTTTGCCACCGTGGTCGCCATCTGCCTGGTCTTGTCGCTGATCGAATCCAAACTGATCCTTCCATCCCACCTTGCACATCTGAATACCCAACGACAAACCAGCCGAAACAACTTGCTGCGAACCTGGCAGAAAATTCAGCATGGAGCCGATAACGGCCTGAGCTGGTTCAACGAACACTGTTATCGGCCCCTGATTGACCTGGCCCTGCAGTACCGCTATGCCGTGGTCACTCTATTTATCAGCATCCTGATTCTGGTCATCTCCATGCCTTTCACCGGTTTAGTACGGATGAGCTTTTTTCCGACAATTACTGGTGATACCGTGGAGGCATCCCTGACCATGCGCAACGACGCCAGCTACGGCCAGACCCATGCGGCTATGACTCTGCTTGAACAGCAAGCAAACCAGATTGATCAGGAGTTGCGTGGAACCAGTGATTCAGGAATCTCCAGCTTACAAGTGGTTGCCGAAGATGCCCAATCCGGCTCTATCAAGCTTGAGCTTAGAAACGATGCTCCTTACGATATCGTCACCTTTACCAAACGCTGGCAAAAGATAGCCGGCTTGCCGGAAGGAACCAAATCTCTCAGTATCCAGAGTTCCCATCACTCCGTCGATGATCTGCGCGTTGAGTTGCGCGCCAGCGATGATGAAATTCTTTTAGCGGCAGGCCAGAAATTGAAGCAGCAGCTGGAAAAGATCGCCGCAATCAGCGGAATCGAGGATAATCTGGAACCGAGCCAGCCCCAGCTCCATCTCAAACTGACCCAACAAGGCCGCGCGCTCGGACTTACTACCGATATGCTGGCCACCCAGCTGCTCCAGGCTTTCAGCGGGCAAGTCGTTCAGCGTTTTCAGCGTAACAGCGACGAAGTCGAGGTTAAGGTCCGCTATCCAGAAGCCGACCGACAGACCACAACCGATGTGCTTAATGCAGACATCCGCACCAGTGACGGTACTGTCCTCCCTCTATCCAGTGTCGCTACAGCGAGTTTCGGCTTTACCCGTGATACTATCACTCGTATCGACGGCAAACGCGCCATTTATCTCTCTGCCGACGTTGACAAGGATATTCTCTCTTCAACAGAGCTGGTCATACAGTTGAAAAAAAATCTGATTCCCGAACTGACTAAACAGTATCCGGGTCTCAGTGTTCATTTTGCCGGTGAAGCCGAGCAACAGGCTGAAACCACCACATCAATGGAACAGATGTTTCTGCTCGCCCTGTTGATGATTTACTTTCTGCTGGCGATTCCGTTGAAATCATATATCCAGCCCATCGTTATCATGACTGCGATTCCTTTCGGCATTGTCGGTGCCATCCTCGGCCACTGGCTACATGACCTGTCATTGGGAATCCTGTCTCTTAATGGAATTATAGCCCTGGCGGGAGTTGTGGTGAACGACAGCCTTCTTCTGGTTTCAACATTCAACGATATCGTTGAAAGCGAAGACAACCTGCACGATGCCATCAGTAACGCCTGTCGTAGCCGTTTGCGGGCGGTCCTGCTGACCTCATTAACGACCTTCGCCGGACTGATGCCCCTGCTCTGGGAAACCTCCATGCAGGCCCAGTTCCTGATTCCCGCGGCAGTGTCCCTGGCCTATGGCATCCTCTTCGCCACGGCGATCACCCTGATACTGATTCCGGCCTTGCTGCGGATTCAACATGACATCAGTGCCCGATTACGCCATATTAAACAGACACTGTTCCCCCCGGCTCTGAAAGAGGAATCGACATGCTGA
- a CDS encoding Trp family transcriptional regulator gives MNTGTYSKELIDYLLAVNTPAEMEKALRALLTPAEFTEIANRLQIINLLKAGEPQRKIADRLGVGIATVSRGARALKDLQDKSS, from the coding sequence ATGAATACAGGCACCTATAGCAAAGAACTGATCGACTATCTGCTCGCCGTCAACACCCCCGCAGAGATGGAAAAGGCCCTGCGAGCCCTGTTGACCCCGGCCGAGTTCACCGAAATCGCCAACCGCCTGCAGATTATCAATCTGCTCAAGGCCGGCGAGCCCCAGCGCAAAATCGCCGACCGGCTCGGTGTCGGCATCGCCACAGTGTCACGCGGCGCCCGCGCGCTCAAAGACCTTCAGGACAAATCATCATGA